In the genome of Harmonia axyridis chromosome 4, icHarAxyr1.1, whole genome shotgun sequence, the window ataataataatcaataaagtcctatttaaaaaataggactttattgatttaaattcgTTACAAATGAACAGAAAAGCAAAACAACTTATATCTTAATATTGTACGAACAGAAGGAAAGTCCAAATAACCTtcaaaatataaagataaaatagaatatttttctaatgtCACTTCGGTTCGAGCTATTCGATTGTGGGACTActaaacataaataaataattctctttATTCCACAATAATAGCGAAATTAAGGAAAGCCGGAGAATAAAAATAGTATCAAAAGTATTGtatgaaatttggaattgacagaaattataaattattatataaaatGGAGTTACTTATTGAATACTTTCCGGAAAGTGAAAAAAACTTATGTTATAAGAAACAATGAAatacaaagaataaaaaaaggtACATATGATCCGAGAGTTATTATAAGaaggaaatttatttaatttgaatgaaatttggagTTAATTACAGCAAGAAAGGAAATATGTACTTTCTGgcggaaaaaaaaaatccttacacACCAATGTGTGTCAAgagtaaaaaaaagaaaagagacaatgaaatatcaaattaaactatcagatatcaaataGTAAGATAGAATTACtgatattcaaagaaataaataggtaatattcaatatctaatatTAAGGTACTCAACCAAACGTAAAGccaccaaaaaatatcacactcacTCTCCACCTGTTTTCAATCAGTCGTCAAATTCTTAATAATCCTCTTTCagctgaaaactgaaaaattcccATATTGAACGGCAATCTCCGCGCACTCTCTGTATTAAATATGAGAATCGATATTGTTCGATAAATTACATCGGGGATAAGTGGCGTTTCTTAAACATGAGCTGGGCAAAATTATATACGGTCCGTTGAATCGTTACAactaccaaaatattttcatcaacaTATGGCTGACTACCTTGCAGGTAGACTCTGTTGCAGATGTAATTTGtaacaatgctaattttgaatgcttatTGTGGGATTTCCATTCTCTGTATTGTATTGGGATTTGATTCTTGAGTCGATCTTGAATAAGCCTTTCTGCCAATGAATTTTTGAGCCCACATTTTTTATCCGTTGCAAGTTGCTACACGGTTTTTATATATAGTGACAAGGAAACCATCAAATATATCGGTCTCGGTacctaatttgttatttttgccaacttcaaagaaataatttccagttaattcataatgattattaatggttgcaagagcattcgctcagtatcttcatgattacaaggttttattgACTGAAACTGTGTGCTTTTCAAAGCATCAAATTCATTATCATCAGAGCAGCACTGAGACTCAATAACCCTCATCAATATCGTATAGTGTCTTATATCGGAAAAGCTTCATtcccatagaaaattattttgtaaagaattggtGACGGTTGAATTCAAATGATAGAGAGTATCGAAAAATACATCATATTGTTTCCttccaagaacaaaaaaaaatcagaaacttttgatttctaattcagtaaaaattgaggaaatctctctaaatttttattgaattagaaatcgaaagcttctgacctggtcgtagctaaattctttaatgtatttctgacatctaaattcaccttgatactcacttgttaccatttacttgaatattgaagggatttaGGCAATAGGTCCTTTCTCAAATGGATAAATAACAGATTTAGAACAAGATCTTGTAGAACTGATGTTAACCAGAGAGCTAAGAGTTCTAATTAAACACGGATAACAAcgattctgatttaaaaaatcattttcagttctttcttcgTTAATGGTTGAGCTTGGATTTAATGAAGTAGATTAtttactttataaaaaaaactgcacagcactaagagtggctatttgcttagtatgtatagaagaactaaaattccatctgtctctaccaactcttgaacttttctttataaaatttcttttatttgatattaaaactgaattttccaattttcaagttttttccttcatttttaccaaaaaagatgtattactaggaaacctctaatatttcaagctcttgagctatatgaaaaatccattgatatgttcaatccacaaactacaacccgaaaatatttatttcaattttaaatataaggtaaatataaaaataaaacatgttcttatttattttcaacatcattgagatatttcaatataatttggttgtttgaggtaaacttttcttcaaatattcataaaaacatgtgctgatttttcggtcagcatagttatttataatacaagtgcagaaggcattgatattctttcacgagttcaaaattcaaaaacgagccacgaagtggcgagttttggaatgaacgagtggtagaatgagccttctgtacgagtattatacattattttctctaattcattgcattttctttgaaattaatgaaatatttccataaatatattttagtgatttttgcattgaaaaatgttggttggcagaactgatttcttcaaggcaaattgttgaattgacagatgaagccgtggcggaaagttcggagtaccaccatagaataataaaatataaccatgaaaactgtgcgtttctgatatattctcgcacgattttgttctacaagatgtggaagaatgaacagaataaccacagaattagagaatagttatttacaaTACAAGTGcggaaggcattgatattcttccacgagttcaaaattcaaaaacgagccacgaagtggcgagtttttgaatgaacgagtggtagaatgagccttctgtacgagtattatacattattttctctaattcattgcattcttattgaaattaatgaaatatttccttaaatatcatttagtgatttttggcttgaaaaatgttggttggcagaactgatttctttaaggcacaTTGATGAATtggcagataaagccgtggcggaaagttcggagtaccaacatataataataaaatataaccatgaaaactgtgcgtttctgatatattctcgcacgattttgtactacaagatgtggaagaatgaacggagtaaccacagaattagagaaaatattattacagtcgaataataaaatacataactctaagaatcgtaaaaggttgggaaaaaatgatcgaaaccaactgtcaaatgctaaatatagcttttgagaaatttcattggaacttacgacattaggaaattaatgttgatagaaactttacctattctcactcaatctataacaaaacaatatcaatcgaatattcttcaaatacattcaattgcaatatcgatattccggaaaatggagtttattccattcataaatcctgaaaaaacctagagatatcatttcatgacgactggacctgattagtgatttcatgataacttgtagcattgtacttgtttatcacaaatacacgccactggcgtaaattcttattgtagagcagaaaaaatatcaaaatatagaaatcttctgaccactctatttcaaatattttagttcttcaaaataacaccaattctttcagacggctccactttacggaccaattttttacagtaaaattcgaggctGAACGTGAGTGCAagtagatggcgctcaacatcaacaaaatcgaaaaaagcactacactggcttactatcctttccttatactatggtaataggtataatatgtatttggcttagaatatagatagaaggaacggtaaataaacatttgaacccgatcccgaatacaagagagatgaaaGCTTAGACGCGCCAATCACAATTGAGCTAGCCGAATTGAAAACGTTGCCAGCTCTATTTTCAGTACGAAGGATTGAACGAAggagaatatcaaaatttttccgACAATTCAGATAAATTGTCGATGTGGCAACGTGCATTCgggaattctgtcattttgttcTGGCTTTTGACCTCCTCAGTTGGCTAAATCTTCATAATTccttgttttaattattttgtattttcatttataaccaTTAGAAGTGATATTAGATATGCCTAGCAAGTGTTTTTTGTGTGGTTTCACTTATATTGTAGGAGGTGAAATTTGTCTTCACAGGTGAGTTCCATCCCATAGGCGTGCAGAATCCTGTTTTTTTTCCTTAAAGcatatattcagttataattgaaaacaatCCAAAACTAATTTATACGActaattaatgtttttttcaagACTTCCATCGAATCAACTTGAACGAGAAAAATGGTTGCAGAGAATTTCTTGGAACCGACCgatgttggaaaaaaaaattttctttgctCAAATCACTTTCCTGAAAATTGCTTCCGATTAATGATACTATGAAAGAGGCTTATACCAGGAAGTTTGCCTTCTCCTTCTGAAATCAAATTGGAAATACCTCTGTAAGTTGTAACGAGaacttattttcataatttgttgTATTTATTATAATTCCATGCAATGAAAATCTTCCTCAGAATATCatcatataatataaaaaatttgtagGACCTACTCAGAAGGGAATGGAACTATTGAAGCACAGGACTTTACAGAATCTGATTCTAAAACACAAGAGAGATTTGAGACTTCAGCTACTTTTAACTCTCCTTCAAAATCTGCATCTTCTAGCTATAGTGACACTAAGAACCTACGGCTTATCAAAGGAGGTTTGCCTTTGGAAATTAAATTGGAAATACCTCTGTAAGttgtaacgaaaactttttttcataatttgtcatATTTCTTATAATTCCTTGCATTGAAAATCTTCCTCAGAATATTACCATATAACATAAAGCAATTTGCAGGACTTACTCAGAAGGGAATGGAAGTATTGAAGAACAAGGCTCCACGGAATCTCTATATGATTCTAAAATACAATCTCCATCAAAAAAAACAATTGAGATTTGACACTCCAATTACCAATGATCCAGAAGTAACACTGACTTTAACCACTCCTTCAAAATGTGCATCATTTAGCTCTAGTGCCACTTCTTTCTCTGGGAAACGAAGAATATCCAAAATGAAGTAAGATATATCATAAAAGAAAACTCCATTTTAAATTCTGCTTTTCTAGGTCGACACGGTTTTTCTCAAATCCCCGCTTATATTGGAGACTATTCACATCGCTATTTGGAAAACCCTATGCTGCGAAAGAAATACTTTAGGTTGTCTCGAAGAATCCTGTCCAATTTCaaggtcaaaaataaaatattgtgtgTGTCCATCCTGAAGTCAAACAGCACTAGTCAAACAGCACTAGTCAAAACTACACTTGAGAAAAACCTTGGGGTATCTTTCCAATGCCTATCAATTTGTAGTTGATATCTATACTCAGGCTGAGAAGACATTTAGGTGGGCAGAAAGGGTTTTTAATATATTCgataaaaattattcgaacttGTTATTATGTCTGGTTCTCACTACAGTGTTGATCCAAAATTGTTCAATGTTTTCAATCAGCATCTGTTTGATGATGAACCAGGGAGAATCCATGGTCCTGCTATAACGAAAATGATTCTTAATGATTTTGGAAactaatttcaatttgaagattCATCATAAATTGAGAAATCGACAGAGTgcaaaattatatttgaatcgGTTGAGAAGTAGAttgataaaaacaatatttgaaaatcaataaaattttctaataatgtttgaaaccaataattttatttgtactgtatttctgtgataaatatattctgttgttttattgaatcgatagattttttaataatatttgtaaACCAATTATTTATATTCTGTATTTCTGTGATGAATATATTCTGTTGTTTTTTCTAATGTCTTTTCTCTCTATTGCTACATTCATGACCTGTTTTCATATAATTGAATAATATACAGTAATATTTTCCTTATATCAAATCTAGGAAGTCTTCTAGACGCATTAGTAATTTTagtatatattatatgtatagttGCTGAGAATATTATTGTACCCATAAGAGCAGAAAAAAAGACatgaaattgcaaataatgatttttatgttttagAGAAAGATTGGATTTCTGTcagtaattttatttatttgatgaagTAGCAATACTATATAATTTTGTCATGTTTCAACTTGATTCCaaccaaataaaatatattaatcaTATAAAATTATCGCTACACATAAATGCGTTGGCCCCTGTTCCACAAATTCTCAacagttgaaatattatttacctTCTCTGTGAGGGGTTGcccttattatttttcttttattatttcagtagtgcttaatcaaatatttttttctgaaaatacaaaatggGGCCTAAGACAATTTAACCCAAATTTTCAGTAAATCattgttcatgaaaaataattttcactaGTTTATTATGTTTTAAAAAAGTTGAACAAATTCAATTGGAATCCACCAGCCTATCCTGCTGGTTGTATTGTTGCATTGTTGAATAAATCGTGAAATCAGATTCTTGAGAAAtttacagaaaatattttatatgagaaaatgcaacagaaaaaaagatttcCTGCAAATTCCGACTGCCCTTCACATCTTAAGAAAtgggaaataataatttgagtgTTAAATTGAAAGTCATACAGCAAAAAAGATTTTATCCGTATTTATGTTTAATAATTAtcagaaacctttttttttctaacttCACAATGGCTAAATcataaaactgagaaaaacattgaccttttctaattacgaaagaattttcataaataaatcacactctaaactatttttgagcaccaattgattatttcgaaataaatcaaaatatgttaCGCCACTGCCATAGACGCCGGTCAGACAAGGAgctacgaatgttggcatcaaaacaaatgcttcagttacaaggcgatagccattcctcttattaatgttctaagatatTTGGCATCATCTGGGCTATTTTCAATGAAGCAAGATGGCAACCCTGCGAACGGCAAATAAaccataaagaaaaaaaagtttgtggcTCTGagtcatagacctaatatatacagtcgaacctctataactcaAACTTGAAGGGAAAGCGAAAAAAGTTCGAGTTATGGAGAGTTCAACTTAGAGAAATATCCAACACatactttccaaaaaaaatttattacctcataataataatataacaaacTAAAATTCATTTCTGATAACTTGAATCATCCAAACTAGAATATGATCTTAAAACAataacgaattaaaaaaaatcagttattaAAGTTTGCctaaatgttttattgtttagacGATAGGCTTCAAATTTCTTGCTTATTTCGAATATGAGAGTTAAATCGTCATCAGTTGCAGCCTCATTCATTGAAAACGCAAGCCGAATGGTTTCAATTGCTTTAGCAACTTCAGCGTCAGAAGGCTTTTGTCTTGCAGCTCCTACACTGTCATCTTCATCGTCATCTTCAGGTATGgtctctgaaaaattttccaagtcttcTTGTTTATTGTTCACATATTCCAAGATCTCATCCTCTGAAGGATTTTCACTTGTTATAAGATCCACGTCCACATTTATATATTCCTCCAAAGAAACCTTATCATCAGCATTCAATACCTCCAAACATTTAAAAACAGACTCTTGGAGATCTAAAGCTACCTTTTGTTCActggtcataatttttttcaattctgatagCGGCAGTTCGTCTTCATAGTCATAGAAGTTATGTGTCCCAAAACCAGCCTTTCTGAAGCAGTTTTGAATAGTCTCCTGGGTTAAATCTACTCTCCACACTGCCGCCGACGTATGAATGCAATCCAAGAGATCAATTTTGGGGATAGTGCCATTGGACTCAAATCCATCTAGTACTGTTTGTAAGATCCTgcgtttataatgaaatttgaaactttttatAATTCCCTGATCAAGAGGCTGTAATTTTGATGTCGTATTgggtggaaaaaaaatcaactttattGCCTTCAATCGATGATCGATATTTGGATGAGCAGGGCAGTTGTCAATCAGTAATAGAACTCTACGATTTTGAAGTTGGAAATGTTTGTCTAGATTCAACAACCACTTTTCAAATATCTCACTCGTCATCCAGGCCTTTTTGTTACTGTAATAAGTAAGGGGTAAACATTTCACTCCTGCGAAACATCGTGGCTTTGCGCTTTTCCCTATTATTACAGGTTTCAATTTCTCACTGCCACTCATATTTGCTGCTAATAAAAGAGTCACcctttccttggataatttgcctccgtaacatttttcatttttgaaagttAAGGTTTTATCTGGTAAGCATTTGAAGAACAACCCAGTCTCATCTGCGTTGAAAATATCGTCAGCTTCGTAAGGAGCTAAAATTGTAGGAAGAACATCTCGAATCCAGTTATCACACTCTTCTTGATTAACAGCAGCACTTTCCCCACACGCTTTTTTTTGCAATACACCATGTCTAAAACGGGAAAAATAAACATGTACTCATGTATCGAACAGAAACAATAAGAATCATtacctttttttgaatttttcaagccATCCCGAGCtagccttgaaattttcatctcccaattttctggaaaaatctaATGCCTTCTGTTGCAAAATGGGCCCTGAGATTGGCAAATTTGCTTTTCTTGAAGCTTCGAACCACTTGATCAATGCAGTGTTCACTTTCTTCTTAGGCTTATTTCGCTTCACTACACAAGGGTTATTCACTTCTGCACCAAACTTAGCTATTgtatctttgttttttattatagtgCATAATGTACTTTTCGGAATATCATATTCTTGGCAAATGATTTTTCTGTTGACAcgattttccactttttttaaaatttctaacttCTTTCCGATCGTTAAAGACTTCAGTTTACGCGGCTTCGACATCTCACCAACtccaaacatatttcattccaGAATCAGATTGGTGTTAttgttatgatgtttcattcgcgGTATTTCACACTTGGTTGGGGGAATACCCTAAAATGTCGGTAACGCGAGCATCTCAGCCAGCTACGCTGACACCTTGTGGCAAGAAGCCAAAACTCCGATTTGATTGTTTTCGAATGTTCGACTTAAAGAGATCTTTACTCTGAACGGACGCATCATTGAGTTCGAGTTGAAGAGGTGTTCGAGTTATAGaaattcgagttatagaggtcgAAATACAGGgaattttcgagaatgtgaaGGGAACGCTCAGAGAGTACGAGTTGAAGAGgggttcgagttatagaggttcgagttatagaggttcgactgtatatatatatatatatatatatatatatatatatatatatatatatatatatatatatatatatatatatatatatatatatatatatatcggtataatatcggtaaatggcctggtggagacacacatgattgaaaacacgaaacgtctacaattagatacttacctgattagccaagcacagaaagaggtcatcctaggtaccacgcggacagtcagaagatttcttactagctcctgagtacaaccttggtcgctgtggtgacccggttgtcttggatccatcccgcttgtcggtgaatttaaaaaaaaaaaaaaaaaaatatatatatatataattcgtaagaaaattattgatcgcaatatatcactgaatttcctagatcgaaacatcccaaCATTCTTatccattatatatatatat includes:
- the LOC123678483 gene encoding tigger transposable element-derived protein 4-like, which produces MFGVGEMSKPRKLKSLTIGKKLEILKKVENRVNRKIICQEYDIPKSTLCTIIKNKDTIAKFGAEVNNPCVVKRNKPKKKVNTALIKWFEASRKANLPISGPILQQKALDFSRKLGDENFKASSGWLEKFKKRHGVLQKKACGESAAVNQEECDNWIRDVLPTILAPYEADDIFNADETGLFFKCLPDKTLTFKNEKCYGGKLSKERVTLLLAANMSGSEKLKPVIIGKSAKPRCFAGVKCLPLTYYSNKKAWMTSEIFEKWLLNLDKHFQLQNRRVLLLIDNCPAHPNIDHRLKAIKLIFFPPNTTSKLQPLDQGIIKSFKFHYKRRILQTVLDGFESNGTIPKIDLLDCIHTSAAVWRVDLTQETIQNCFRKAGFGTHNFYDYEDELPLSELKKIMTSEQKVALDLQESVFKCLEVLNADDKVSLEEYINVDVDLITSENPSEDEILEYVNNKQEDLENFSETIPEDDDEDDSVGAARQKPSDAEVAKAIETIRLAFSMNEAATDDDLTLIFEISKKFEAYRLNNKTFRQTLITDFF